In Helianthus annuus cultivar XRQ/B chromosome 8, HanXRQr2.0-SUNRISE, whole genome shotgun sequence, a single genomic region encodes these proteins:
- the LOC110872048 gene encoding uncharacterized protein LOC110872048: protein MNTDITASAKPEYPVIDRNPPFTKTVGNFNTLDYLRFTTITGISVTVGYLSGIKPGIRGPSMVTGGLIGVMGGFMYAYQNSAGRLMGFFPNDGEVARYKK from the exons ATGAACACAGACATCACCGCATCAGCCAAACCCGAATACCCAGTGATCGATCGCAACCCACCCTTCACCAAAACCGTCGGCAACTTCAACACTCTCGACTACCTCCGCTTCACCACCATCACCGGCATCTCCGTCACCGTCGGCTACCTCTCCG GAATAAAGCCCGGGATCAGAGGCCCATCGATGGTGACCGGAGGGTTGATCGGAGTTATGGGTGGTTTTATGTATGCTTACCAGAACTCTGCTGGACGCTTGATGGGCTTTTTTCCTAACGATGGTGAGGTAGCTCGTTACAAGAAGTAG